A single Candidatus Zymogenus saltonus DNA region contains:
- a CDS encoding mechanosensitive ion channel family protein — translation MEKLIDYLSQTYFGNTLVQYLYFFLIIIGFAILAKAIYYTFKHKISKLTNKTDTKLDNMIIDFIEEPISLILVVVGFWVAFKTLNLSEEFEKFISQVLTIIFLLIVTWLVVRLVDVVVKGFLSPLVAKSESKLDDQVIPVISNLAKIAIWIMVIIVLLSELGYDVLSLVTGLGLGGVAIAMAAKDTIGHMFGGFNIFMNKPFQIDDVVLFKGTEGTIEEVGLRMSSLRTWDDTKVFIPNSEIANSVLENISARKAKRVVSNIHVAVDVNAASIEKATDTIIKTVKSIDGITENVRCDFYDYLDFSLIFRLEYWIELDKDYFRMRNKVNTETKKVLEKMKIRLSHPPGAKA, via the coding sequence ATGGAAAAACTTATTGATTATCTCTCCCAGACTTATTTCGGCAACACCCTGGTTCAGTACCTATACTTCTTCCTTATCATCATCGGCTTCGCCATTCTGGCGAAGGCCATCTACTATACCTTCAAACACAAGATAAGTAAACTGACCAATAAGACAGACACGAAGCTGGACAATATGATAATCGATTTCATCGAGGAGCCGATATCCTTGATTCTTGTCGTTGTCGGTTTCTGGGTGGCCTTTAAGACCTTGAATCTATCTGAGGAATTCGAGAAATTCATATCCCAGGTTTTGACCATTATCTTTCTCCTGATAGTCACGTGGCTCGTGGTCAGGCTCGTGGACGTTGTGGTGAAGGGGTTTTTGTCCCCCCTCGTGGCAAAGTCGGAATCTAAGCTGGACGATCAGGTCATCCCGGTGATCTCCAACCTTGCGAAGATCGCCATCTGGATAATGGTGATTATCGTCCTCCTTTCCGAGCTCGGCTACGACGTCTTATCCCTGGTTACCGGCCTCGGCCTCGGCGGTGTGGCCATCGCCATGGCGGCCAAGGACACGATAGGCCACATGTTCGGCGGCTTCAACATCTTTATGAACAAGCCCTTTCAGATTGACGACGTCGTCCTCTTTAAAGGTACTGAGGGAACGATAGAGGAGGTCGGCCTGAGGATGAGCTCTCTCAGGACATGGGACGACACGAAGGTCTTTATCCCCAACAGCGAAATAGCGAACTCGGTGCTGGAAAACATATCGGCGAGAAAGGCGAAAAGGGTGGTAAGCAATATCCACGTCGCCGTGGACGTAAACGCCGCATCCATCGAAAAGGCAACGGATACGATAATCAAGACCGTAAAGAGCATAGACGGCATAACGGAGAACGTCCGGTGCGACTTCTACGACTATCTCGACTTCTCCCTCATCTTCAGGCTGGAATACTGGATCGAGCTTGACAAGGACTATTTCAGGATGCGCAACAAGGTGAACACCGAGACAAAGAAGGTATTGGAGAAGATGAAAATCAGGCTTTCACATCCCCCCGGAGCAAAGGCGTGA